The Platichthys flesus chromosome 10, fPlaFle2.1, whole genome shotgun sequence genome includes a window with the following:
- the ngb gene encoding neuroglobin, with protein MEKLSEKDKELIRGSWESLGKNKVPHGVIMFSRLFELDPALPSLFHYNTNCGSTQDCLSSPEFLEHVTKVMLVIDAAVSHLDDLHTLEDFLLNLGRKHQAVGVSTQSFAVVGESLLYMLQCSLGQGYTAPLRQAWLNMYSIVVAAMSRGWAKNGEDEAD; from the exons atggagaagcTGTCAGAAAAGGACAAGGAGCTGATACGAGGCAGCTGGGAGAGCCTGGGAAAAAACAAAGTTCCTCATGGTGTCATCATGTTTTCCAG ACTGTTTGAGCTGGACCCCGCGCTCCCAAGTCTTTTCCACTACAACACAAACTGTGGCTCCACACAAGACTGCCTCTCCAGCCCCGAGTTCCTGGAACATGTCACCAAG GTGATGCTTGTGATCGATGCAGCGGTCAGCCACCTGGACGACCTTCACACCTTGGAGGACTTTCTGCTCAACCTCGGCAGGAAGCACCAGGCGGTGGGAGTCAGCACACAGTCATTTGCT GTGGTGGGTGAGTCCCTTCTCTACATGCTGCAGTGCAGTCTGGGCCAGGGCTACACGGCGCCGCTGCGTCAAGCCTGGCTCAACATGTATAGCATCGTGGTAGCAGCCATGAGCCGAGGGTGGGCCAAGAACGGCGAGGACGAGGCCGACTGA